The Corynebacterium atypicum genome contains the following window.
TCGTTTTTCAGCTTCGCGCGCAAGAAGCGGGCCGTCGAGCGGTAGTTAATGCGCCCGTTGGACGCCCGCAGGGCGCGGATCGGGTCCGGGAGCACGCGGCTGAAGCTGACCGTGGTGCCGTCGCTCGCGTCGTCGGCAAGCACGATGAGGTCCGGGTCCAAGATGGGCTCTAAGCCGGCGAGCTTCTCCTGCCAGAGCTCCCTGGGAAAGCGCGTGAAGTACGGCAGCTGGCCGTAGGAGTCATTGAGCACAGACAGCAGGTCCATCGCGGCCTTGCGGGTCTTAATCCTCGAGGGGTGCCGGGCGCGCAGCCCTTTCGCACGCCACTCCGCCTGGGTGGGTCGGGCCGCGCGCTGCTCTGGGATGGCAGCGACGTCGATTCGCCAGGTGTCCGCGATGTGCCAGGGGCTAAAGCCGGATTCTTCTAGCACACCTGGCAACCACTGCGGGTTCCACGCGCCGTTGAAGAAGCCGGGGCGCTCGAAGCCAGAGCGCAGCACCCCGCCGCTGTTGGGCAGCAGGGTGCACGGGCCGAAGACGTGCGTGGCGCCGACTCCGCGGGCCATGCGCGTCACGGTTTCTAGCAGCTCGCGTGCGCAGACCTCGTCCGCGGCGACGAAGGCGCCGAAAAGCTGGGCGCGCACCCGCGGGGCGAGCGCCTCGGGCCCTCTGGAGAGCCGGCCGTTGAGCATCGCCGAGCGGTGGGTGACCATGCGGCCTACCGGGCGCCCGCCGGGGTCCCTGGCCAGCCAGAGCCTGACGCCCGGTACCACACCTTTGTCCCGATACCACTTGGTAATCTCGTCCGCCATGACGGGCACGCCCATCTCGGACCACCCCTCGAGGTTTCCGGGCAGGTCGATGAATTCCTTGAGCTCCGCTCGGGTATTGACCAGCGCGACGTGGGGCTTTCTGGCCGGCCGCGCCGTGCTCTCCTCCGGGGGCGTGGGCTGGGCTGTCATGGCTAGCTGTGTGCTCCTTTCCACCATCGATCGTATCGGGCCCGTTTATTGAGCGCTTGAAAGCAGACTCTAAGCTCTAGCCCAAGCGGGGGTAAGCATTGAAAATACCAGTGCAACCCGCTTGCGCCGCCCACCCCGGCGCACCGTATTGTATTTTCTACTAGACGACAGGCTGACAAGAAAGTTTAGGCAAGTCTTATGAGCTCCACAGCTGCTGCCCAGCCCGGCTCCCCAACCAAGGGCATGACCTTTGGGGTCTTCGTGGCCACATCCTTCATGTTGTTTTCCATGTACTTCGGTGCCGGAAACCTCATTTTCCCGCCGATGCTGGGTGCAGAGGCCGGCGAAGCCTTTACTCCGGCGATCCTCGGCTTCTTACTCGCCGGCGTCGCCCTGCCCATCCTCGCGATCATCGCGATCGCGATCTCCGGGGCGAACATGCGCGACCTCGCCTCCCGTGGCGGCTACCTCTTCGGCCTCATCTTCCCAGTGCTGGTCTACCTGTCTATCGGCGCGTTCTACGCTCTGCCCCGGACCGGCGCGGTGAGCTTTTCCACCGCTATCCAGCCGGTGACCGGCTGGGACTCCACGCTCGCCTCCGGCGTGTTTAACTTCATCTTCTTCGCCATCGCCCTGGCGCTGGCCTACAACCCAACGTCCATCATGAACAAGCTGGGCAAGTTCCTTACCCCGGCCCTGCTGGTGTTGCTCGTTGTGCTCATCACCATGGCGTACTTCAAGTTCACGGGCGTGGCGCAGGAGTCGATCGATGCCTACGCCACCAGCCCGCTGGCCGCTGGGCTGCTTGAGGGCTACCTGACCATGGACGCACTCGCCGGCCTGGCCTTTGGCATCGTGGTCATTTCCGCCTTGCGCTACACGGGCATCCCCGAAGGCGCTGCGCGGGTCCGCGGCACGATCTGGTGCGGCATCGGCGCCGGCGTGCTGCTCGCGGTGATCTACATCGGCCTGGGCTACACGGGCATCAAGATGCCGGATGCCCGCAGCTTCGACGACGGCGCGGGGCTTCTGGCCAGCGCCGCCGGGCTGGCCATGGGCGGGATTGGCCAGGCCATCTTCGGCGCCATCGCGCTCTTGGCCTGCATGACCACCGCCGTGGGCCTAATCGCCGCCACCAGCGAGTTCTTCGCGCTGCTGATGCCCGGTGTCAACTACAAGGCGTGGGCGATCATCTTCTCGCTGATGTCCTTCGGCATGGCCACCATGGGCCTGGACACTGTGCTCGCAATCGCCGCGCCGGTGGTGACCTTCATCTATCCCCCGGCGATCACGCTGATCCTCATCACCCTGGTGGAGCCCGTCGTACACAAGAAGACCTCCTTCTACTGGACATTCCGGCTCAGCCTCTGGATGGCCGTGATCTGGTCGGCGCTCACAGTCCTGATCGACCTCGGCTTCGATGCGCTCTCGCCGCTGGTGAGCTGGGCCCCGATGCAGGACCTCTCCCTCGGCTGGATCCTGCCGGTCCTCATCGCCTTTATCGTCGGGCTGGTCCTCGATCTGACCACCAAGCATCCGCAGCACCAGACTGCCCTGGACAAGGCCATCGAAGAAGAACACGGGACCGAAGAATCCGCGGCCGCGTCCCCGTGCTAGGCGACGCCGGTAGGGCTCGCCCGCGG
Protein-coding sequences here:
- the brnQ gene encoding branched-chain amino acid transport system II carrier protein — protein: MSSTAAAQPGSPTKGMTFGVFVATSFMLFSMYFGAGNLIFPPMLGAEAGEAFTPAILGFLLAGVALPILAIIAIAISGANMRDLASRGGYLFGLIFPVLVYLSIGAFYALPRTGAVSFSTAIQPVTGWDSTLASGVFNFIFFAIALALAYNPTSIMNKLGKFLTPALLVLLVVLITMAYFKFTGVAQESIDAYATSPLAAGLLEGYLTMDALAGLAFGIVVISALRYTGIPEGAARVRGTIWCGIGAGVLLAVIYIGLGYTGIKMPDARSFDDGAGLLASAAGLAMGGIGQAIFGAIALLACMTTAVGLIAATSEFFALLMPGVNYKAWAIIFSLMSFGMATMGLDTVLAIAAPVVTFIYPPAITLILITLVEPVVHKKTSFYWTFRLSLWMAVIWSALTVLIDLGFDALSPLVSWAPMQDLSLGWILPVLIAFIVGLVLDLTTKHPQHQTALDKAIEEEHGTEESAAASPC